A genomic segment from Saprospiraceae bacterium encodes:
- a CDS encoding radical SAM protein, whose product MVINRQKKGSFVSIRKGSNYWAQHARNIEAWKNGALCEVMPLTLEYAPILACDMNCPGCPFARSRRSNCNGRIPKQEYASMDDVSSSTRETAMKVLEESALAGVKAVLWTGGGEPLIWPILPDMIEYSASLGMVNALYTNGVMLGRNPEISKKLLSPSMKMMFIRVSINAISPMTIRRHWGVKDPEDVYPQLDGLKSLLKARKKVAEKIKEVGGHVPNIQISTIIDKVNLSDLFPICETVSGILKEYTNSMEEGDSMVVRPITNHRANIYSTNDHEDYVIDEIINICGTKGQGNKIMNESGMPVYLGFGLNLIESGAYQSYSELLRAEYQSRDFAWANGLFLTVGPDSSVHLCTEKNCDPKWAFGKLTEKSVYELYNGQERKKILEMVHKYKLGPEVMEPNTRSTRLDKIARAIHNGSLTDSEIKYIRQLSELDPPLLLS is encoded by the coding sequence ATGGTTATTAATCGCCAAAAAAAAGGATCATTTGTTTCTATTAGAAAAGGGTCGAACTATTGGGCACAGCATGCAAGGAATATTGAAGCGTGGAAAAATGGAGCATTATGTGAAGTAATGCCTTTGACACTTGAGTATGCTCCCATTTTAGCCTGTGATATGAATTGCCCTGGTTGTCCATTTGCAAGATCTCGACGTTCTAATTGTAATGGCAGAATACCTAAGCAGGAATACGCTTCCATGGATGATGTAAGTTCCTCTACAAGAGAAACAGCTATGAAAGTACTTGAAGAAAGTGCATTAGCAGGAGTTAAAGCCGTGCTATGGACTGGTGGCGGAGAGCCACTTATCTGGCCTATTTTACCAGATATGATTGAATATAGTGCAAGTCTTGGTATGGTTAACGCACTTTATACTAACGGTGTAATGCTGGGGCGTAATCCAGAAATCTCAAAAAAGCTGCTCTCTCCTTCAATGAAAATGATGTTTATAAGAGTAAGTATTAACGCAATCAGCCCCATGACCATTCGTAGACATTGGGGGGTCAAAGACCCAGAAGATGTTTATCCACAACTTGATGGTTTAAAATCTTTGTTGAAGGCTAGAAAAAAAGTCGCTGAAAAGATAAAAGAAGTTGGAGGACATGTACCCAATATTCAGATTAGTACCATAATTGATAAGGTAAACCTTTCGGATTTATTTCCAATTTGTGAAACGGTTTCAGGCATTTTAAAAGAATATACAAACTCTATGGAAGAGGGGGATTCGATGGTGGTAAGACCAATAACCAATCACCGGGCTAATATATATTCCACCAATGATCATGAAGATTATGTCATCGATGAAATAATAAATATTTGTGGTACAAAAGGGCAAGGAAATAAAATCATGAACGAGTCAGGTATGCCTGTATATCTCGGATTCGGATTAAATCTTATTGAATCTGGCGCATATCAATCATATTCGGAATTGCTACGAGCGGAATACCAGAGTAGAGATTTTGCTTGGGCCAATGGATTATTTCTAACCGTGGGGCCAGATAGTTCCGTTCACCTTTGCACTGAGAAGAATTGCGATCCAAAATGGGCGTTTGGGAAGTTGACAGAAAAATCTGTTTATGAACTATATAATGGCCAAGAGCGTAAGAAAATATTAGAAATGGTTCATAAATATAAGCTAGGACCCGAGGTTATGGAACCCAATACCAGATCCACACGATTAGATAAAATTGCGAGGGCTATTCATAATGGTTCTCTAACGGATTCAGAAATCAAATACATTCGTCAGCTATCTGAACTAGATCCCCCTCTTTTGCTTTCTTGA
- a CDS encoding type II toxin-antitoxin system RelE/ParE family toxin, which translates to MIIQPKAKQDMDEANAYLEAQQASLGLQLLADLTEILELLEVPPSFQKIYGEKRRAVVQRFGYTLIYKVVNSDVYVLAIMHGRRDPKSWQDR; encoded by the coding sequence GTGATTATCCAGCCCAAGGCGAAACAGGACATGGACGAAGCCAATGCCTATCTCGAAGCACAGCAAGCCAGTCTTGGTCTTCAATTGTTAGCCGATCTGACGGAAATCCTTGAATTGCTGGAAGTCCCCCCCTCCTTCCAAAAAATCTATGGTGAAAAACGCCGGGCCGTTGTCCAACGGTTCGGTTATACCCTGATCTATAAGGTTGTTAATTCCGATGTTTATGTGCTGGCGATCATGCATGGGCGCAGAGATCCGAAAAGCTGGCAGGACCGGTAG
- a CDS encoding addiction module protein: protein MQIICRVVGNTQQHKEHLALLKNALGKKAEQAKLMHFMVELLASDDFELSEEWKAELDRREEAMDNGTAVGRPAKDVIAKYTSH from the coding sequence ATGCAGATTATCTGCCGTGTTGTAGGAAATACACAGCAGCATAAAGAGCATTTGGCTCTTTTAAAAAATGCTTTAGGTAAAAAAGCCGAACAGGCGAAGTTAATGCATTTTATGGTTGAATTGTTGGCTTCTGACGACTTCGAACTATCGGAGGAATGGAAGGCCGAATTGGACCGACGCGAAGAAGCGATGGATAATGGCACCGCTGTCGGCAGACCGGCCAAAGACGTTATCGCCAAATACACTTCCCACTAA
- a CDS encoding T9SS type A sorting domain-containing protein yields the protein MENYSTLKIKVLILAFSCIVSGSFPTFSQTCEPGEPTGPPGGGVPPPGMGFPLDVLNSYDPNDIVPPEAVGVEGWVRRDAVLPFMLRCENHPDSATAAVQEAWFYLPFHSNADAGHFQFGDIGFGDFYLTVPPGLQQFSRVVDAGNSLGVKVKVEAGIDWGQNRAYWHFVSLDPATNQPVTDPFLGFLPVNDSITHRGEGFAHFSLQPRSNTQTFDVLETQASIIFDENPPIATPVILNTIDADHPLSQIDTSFSAPDDNHLSVKWSGTDVGCGIANYTIFVSVNDSAFVPWQVLTSDTDALLPAELGNRYRFISVARDSVGNVEPAGAPVEVTFTEDLVVTDVEEPPLSIAGLQIKVYPNPNSGDFSVEILSLEGQHVTLRLIDLTGRILSVQKFVDRWGDVILPFKTDGQAAGVYLLEVRSEVQSGRVKVVMQ from the coding sequence ATGGAAAATTACAGCACTCTTAAAATCAAAGTATTAATACTAGCCTTTTCATGTATTGTGAGTGGTTCGTTCCCAACTTTCTCTCAAACATGTGAACCTGGTGAACCCACCGGCCCCCCCGGTGGTGGCGTCCCCCCGCCCGGGATGGGCTTCCCCTTAGATGTCCTAAACTCCTACGACCCCAACGACATAGTGCCCCCGGAAGCAGTAGGAGTGGAGGGCTGGGTGCGGCGGGATGCGGTGCTGCCCTTCATGCTGCGCTGCGAAAACCATCCCGATTCCGCCACTGCTGCCGTGCAGGAGGCGTGGTTTTACCTGCCTTTCCACTCGAATGCAGACGCCGGCCATTTCCAGTTCGGCGACATCGGCTTTGGAGATTTTTACCTCACTGTGCCGCCGGGCCTGCAGCAGTTCAGCAGGGTAGTGGATGCCGGCAATAGCCTCGGCGTGAAGGTCAAGGTGGAGGCGGGCATAGACTGGGGACAAAACCGGGCGTACTGGCATTTCGTCTCGCTCGATCCTGCCACCAATCAGCCCGTCACCGATCCATTCCTGGGTTTTCTGCCCGTCAATGACAGCATTACGCACCGAGGGGAAGGTTTTGCCCATTTCAGCCTACAGCCCAGATCTAATACGCAGACTTTTGATGTGCTGGAAACACAAGCGTCCATCATCTTTGACGAGAATCCGCCCATCGCCACACCCGTCATTTTAAATACCATTGACGCCGACCACCCGCTTAGTCAGATTGACACCTCCTTTTCTGCGCCTGACGATAACCATTTGTCGGTCAAATGGTCGGGTACAGACGTCGGCTGTGGGATTGCCAACTACACCATTTTCGTGTCCGTCAATGATAGCGCCTTCGTGCCCTGGCAGGTGTTGACAAGTGATACCGACGCCCTGCTCCCTGCCGAACTTGGCAACCGCTACCGTTTCATCAGCGTGGCACGAGATAGTGTCGGGAATGTAGAGCCTGCCGGTGCGCCGGTAGAGGTGACGTTTACAGAGGATTTAGTAGTGACTGATGTGGAGGAGCCGCCTTTGTCTATTGCAGGGCTGCAAATCAAAGTTTACCCCAACCCTAATTCAGGAGATTTTTCGGTTGAAATTCTTTCTCTGGAAGGCCAACACGTCACGCTGCGCCTGATTGACCTGACCGGCAGGATCCTATCCGTTCAAAAATTTGTAGACCGCTGGGGAGATGTAATTTTGCCCTTCAAGACGGATGGGCAAGCTGCCGGAGTCTATTTGCTGGAAGTGCGAAGCGAGGTACAATCGGGGAGAGTGAAGGTGGTGATGCAGTGA
- a CDS encoding DUF6531 domain-containing protein: MKNLFINKHLLFTAALLCFLPSLFSQNIPRPNIFAPKATGVEVNSYNGNPIYRIYVFSLPTRGMDVELTLSWNGTHSGADWGYGYGWTHTYNQQYWLDSTTMALLRADGRTDRFTSNGNSYTAPKGIFDTWEEYQSGKFRLTTKYGEKYFFDDSNHKKLTKIEDRNGNTITLEYNGGKLSKITDPTRQRFLELTWSGNHCTAITDKFDPAAPRTFQLHYDGGDLTKTTNPANGEVWYYYKQHLLTNIADENSNESAIKYNEGGAATQVASCLTRQTITYNIASRRTYVGELVEGVNQITTYEYDTLGRNTTRHGNCCGYNVAYTYDDDLNVVTVTDGNGYLWQYQHDGNGNVLKEIAPNGDSEEFTYHPVFNLITSHKDKMGFTTTYVYDNNGNLLEVHKPLGVNEFYTYDEFGNNLTFKDGNGHITTYNYNTNGDLISMVYPTQPITTISLEYDERGNRISEADGNQHKTTYSYDVLNRLLKEIAPAPFLYVTEHAYDPRGNRLFNVNAKGDTTFYKYDGLDRLVEVKAPMNLVTRHAYDSRSNLIRTTSPDGSITQYAYNERNQLVKAIDPLQQATLYDYDGNGNQTAMTDPNGHTTSYTFDELDRLVGMEDALGNVTEYEYDKNDNLIKVTDANGIETTYEFDALNRQVLMRDAIGGETHYEYDFNDNLKKITDANGNPTEYKYDPMNRVIEEKFADNTTKTYEYDGTGNVISRKDNAGIFTEYIYDELNRLIKRNYPGNNDDEFRYDPIGQMTEAKNQYATVNFTHDAAGRITSEELNGHTTHYQYNTPARKRILTYPSGRIVEEFFDKRSQLVLVKADGANVASFTYDPAGRMNSKAFSNGTKAVYTHDAANRTTSLKHEKAGVSFVHFTYAFDAVGNKQYERKLHHPTHSDKYEYTDLYQLKRFRVGMVDVNGSLSNLVTQTEYHYDLLGNRNFVNTDGTTQSYTANEMNEYTQIITGTETALPTHDDNGNLSWDGAYNLGYDHENRLISVDGGATAIYQYDALGRRFRKKTSDTVTNYYYDDFREIEERDGSDNVTATYVFGTWIDDVLEMKRGGDVYFYHANPLGSVSALTDAAGTMVERYEYGGYGEVQFLDAGFGRLNGSGVGNGILFTGRSWDEECSAYYFRKRHLTTIFGAFFQRDPLGYIEGKNLYRPYFIPHSIDPTGTASLTKGECERRIQSYKNRIEHVLKGCTIPKFQCDCKCPLDKGGKFDRGKNELTMCVIDFNYPPNNFEEILKHELQHAYDYCQNPYENDCKSKACREIKAYNHNCSEKGIFRQPNETLQDCVIRKAVSSMGTCKNAETLVQTMYSQCISMSLINF, from the coding sequence ATGAAAAACCTTTTTATCAATAAACACCTGCTGTTCACGGCTGCCTTGCTGTGCTTCCTGCCCTCGCTTTTTTCCCAAAACATTCCCCGCCCAAACATCTTCGCCCCGAAAGCCACAGGAGTCGAGGTGAATAGCTATAACGGCAACCCCATTTACCGTATTTATGTATTCAGCCTGCCCACCAGGGGCATGGACGTGGAGCTGACCCTTTCCTGGAACGGCACGCACAGCGGCGCCGACTGGGGTTATGGATATGGATGGACGCACACTTACAACCAGCAATATTGGTTGGACAGCACCACCATGGCGTTGTTGCGAGCCGACGGCCGCACCGACCGCTTCACGTCGAACGGGAACAGCTACACAGCACCCAAAGGCATTTTCGACACCTGGGAAGAATACCAGTCCGGCAAGTTTCGACTGACGACCAAGTATGGCGAGAAATATTTCTTCGACGACTCAAATCATAAAAAACTCACCAAAATCGAGGACCGCAACGGTAACACCATCACCCTTGAATACAACGGCGGCAAATTATCCAAAATCACAGACCCCACCAGACAGCGTTTCCTCGAACTCACCTGGTCGGGCAACCATTGTACGGCTATCACGGACAAATTCGACCCTGCCGCTCCTCGCACTTTCCAGTTACACTATGACGGCGGCGATTTGACAAAAACAACCAACCCAGCCAATGGAGAAGTTTGGTACTACTACAAGCAACATCTATTGACCAACATCGCCGACGAGAACAGCAACGAGTCCGCTATAAAGTACAATGAGGGCGGCGCCGCCACCCAGGTCGCCTCCTGCCTGACCCGGCAGACCATAACCTATAACATCGCCTCTCGCAGAACCTACGTTGGCGAGTTGGTGGAGGGCGTCAACCAGATTACCACTTACGAGTATGATACCCTGGGACGCAACACCACCCGGCACGGCAACTGCTGTGGATACAACGTTGCGTACACCTACGATGACGATCTGAATGTGGTCACCGTGACAGATGGGAATGGATATCTGTGGCAATACCAACACGACGGCAATGGCAATGTTCTCAAAGAAATTGCCCCAAACGGCGATTCCGAGGAATTTACTTATCATCCTGTTTTTAACCTCATTACCTCCCACAAAGACAAAATGGGCTTCACTACCACTTATGTTTATGACAATAACGGCAACCTGCTCGAAGTGCATAAACCGCTTGGGGTGAACGAGTTTTATACTTATGACGAGTTTGGCAATAACCTAACCTTTAAAGACGGGAACGGGCATATTACGACCTACAACTACAATACCAACGGTGACCTTATTTCTATGGTTTATCCGACACAGCCCATCACTACTATCTCCCTCGAATATGATGAACGGGGCAACCGGATCTCCGAAGCCGACGGCAACCAACATAAAACCACGTATAGTTACGATGTACTGAACCGCCTGCTAAAAGAAATAGCCCCCGCTCCATTTCTCTATGTTACCGAACATGCCTACGATCCTCGTGGTAATCGCCTTTTCAATGTCAATGCTAAAGGAGATACCACCTTTTACAAATACGATGGGCTCGACCGCTTGGTAGAAGTGAAAGCGCCGATGAACCTGGTGACACGCCACGCTTATGATAGCCGAAGCAACCTCATCCGCACGACCTCACCCGACGGTAGCATTACGCAGTACGCCTACAACGAGCGTAATCAATTGGTAAAAGCCATTGACCCACTGCAGCAGGCTACCCTGTACGATTACGACGGTAATGGCAACCAAACGGCCATGACCGACCCCAACGGCCATACAACGAGCTATACTTTCGATGAACTTGACCGGCTGGTGGGAATGGAAGATGCATTAGGTAATGTCACGGAATATGAATACGACAAAAATGACAATCTGATAAAAGTCACCGACGCTAATGGAATAGAAACAACCTATGAATTCGACGCACTCAACCGGCAGGTCTTGATGCGAGATGCGATTGGCGGCGAAACCCATTATGAATATGACTTCAACGATAACCTCAAAAAAATAACGGATGCAAACGGTAACCCCACCGAATACAAATATGACCCGATGAACCGGGTTATTGAGGAAAAATTCGCTGACAACACAACCAAAACTTATGAGTATGACGGTACTGGAAACGTCATTAGTCGTAAAGATAATGCCGGCATTTTTACAGAATATATTTACGACGAACTCAACCGCCTCATCAAGCGGAACTATCCCGGCAACAACGACGACGAGTTCAGATATGACCCCATTGGGCAAATGACGGAAGCCAAAAACCAGTACGCCACCGTCAATTTCACCCACGACGCTGCCGGGCGCATCACTTCTGAGGAACTGAACGGGCATACGACCCATTACCAATACAATACCCCTGCCCGCAAGCGCATCCTGACCTACCCCTCCGGACGTATCGTGGAGGAGTTTTTCGACAAGCGCAGCCAACTGGTGCTGGTAAAAGCGGATGGAGCAAACGTGGCAAGCTTTACCTACGACCCTGCCGGGAGGATGAACTCCAAGGCCTTTAGTAACGGGACAAAAGCTGTTTACACGCATGACGCAGCCAACCGAACAACCTCCCTAAAGCACGAAAAGGCAGGCGTTTCCTTCGTGCATTTTACTTATGCCTTCGATGCGGTGGGTAATAAGCAGTATGAGCGTAAGCTACACCACCCAACACATTCAGACAAATATGAATATACCGATCTGTACCAATTGAAACGCTTCCGGGTAGGTATGGTGGATGTCAATGGAAGTCTTTCTAATCTCGTTACCCAAACCGAGTACCACTACGACTTGCTTGGCAACCGCAACTTTGTAAATACTGACGGTACAACCCAAAGCTATACCGCCAACGAAATGAACGAATACACTCAAATCATCACAGGTACCGAAACGGCATTACCCACCCACGATGACAACGGAAACCTCTCCTGGGATGGTGCGTATAATCTGGGCTATGACCACGAAAACCGCCTAATTTCTGTGGATGGCGGTGCTACGGCAATCTATCAATACGACGCATTGGGGCGGCGCTTCCGCAAAAAAACAAGCGACACGGTGACCAACTACTACTATGATGACTTCCGGGAAATAGAAGAGCGGGATGGTTCGGATAACGTGACCGCTACTTATGTTTTCGGTACCTGGATTGACGATGTACTGGAAATGAAGCGGGGGGGGGACGTTTATTTCTACCATGCCAACCCGCTCGGATCGGTGTCGGCACTGACGGATGCAGCGGGAACTATGGTGGAGCGGTATGAATATGGAGGATACGGCGAGGTGCAATTTTTGGATGCGGGATTTGGGAGGCTGAATGGATCGGGGGTTGGAAATGGAATACTTTTTACGGGCAGAAGCTGGGATGAAGAGTGCAGCGCCTATTACTTTAGGAAAAGGCATTTAACTACAATTTTTGGGGCATTTTTTCAAAGAGACCCATTAGGCTATATCGAAGGAAAAAATCTTTATAGACCTTACTTTATTCCTCATTCTATTGACCCAACTGGCACAGCTTCTCTTACAAAAGGCGAATGTGAACGAAGGATTCAAAGCTACAAAAATAGAATTGAACATGTGCTAAAAGGCTGTACTATCCCAAAGTTTCAATGTGATTGCAAATGCCCATTAGATAAAGGAGGAAAATTCGACCGAGGAAAAAATGAATTAACTATGTGTGTCATTGACTTCAACTATCCACCAAATAATTTTGAAGAAATTTTAAAGCATGAGCTACAACACGCCTATGATTACTGCCAGAATCCTTATGAGAATGATTGCAAGTCAAAGGCATGCCGTGAAATAAAAGCCTATAATCATAATTGCTCAGAAAAGGGAATTTTTAGACAGCCTAATGAAACTCTTCAGGATTGTGTTATTAGAAAAGCAGTAAGTAGCATGGGGACATGTAAAAATGCTGAAACATTGGTACAAACGATGTATAGTCAATGTATTTCAATGTCTCTTATAAACTTCTAA
- a CDS encoding choice-of-anchor J domain-containing protein, with product MEKKEAAYDLSTEPESFETGIGDWYADNGIWQVGIPKNVGPAGAHAGSQCAGTVIDGNYPGFGNSRLISPNVALPSISANERLLLRFWQWMSSENAVDYGKVQLKVAGTNTWQALSAANIDGASGGWTQFVADLTAYADSSIQIGFYFVSDSDNNVGAGWYIDEVRIEKKEAVYDLSAIPEGFEIGIADWHADNGIWQVGIPQNVGPQSAHAGSQCAGTIIGGNYPVYSNSRLISPEIQLPSLGGTEILQLGFWHWWDFDDWSGTGDVGTVQISINNGAWQNLSTVEYDNDSKAWTQYIADLTAYADSSIRIGFYFVSDYDNNPPYVGAGWYVDDVRIEKKEAAYDLSTEPESFETGIGDWYADNGIWQVGTPRNVGPQSPHTGSQCAGTVIDGNYPGFGNSRLISPEILLSASDGNGEPRLVYWHWMQSETTDDKGIVQILANGTWTPLSVSYSGQTGNSWKQDSVNLSSYIGDTVRFAFYFTSDNATNFSGWYVDDIQLKGVCQYQNNVGTVSIISPSGSVPVGNTIIPSAVVKNYGDETAIFPVTFQIGADYNADTILVLQPGQKDTLFFTPWTANLTGTQSSTYIARCRTDWANDPCPLNDEITTSVAITNGTAPFITSITPQTGGNTGSVTTEIHGKYFQPGIEAWLTKGQNTLFAYNVAWLNEEKLYASFDLSRQELGKYDVQIRNPDFQEATFFDGFEVVDGAIGWGGVAYTDCPATDFEVGQLLEIEVQRPAGARPNRVVPMTIHYRNTGNIDLPLPTRVLTTLNNVPLSLTEGGLSEQKTELFLELRELGGPANVLRAGASGSIKFYVKTPPTAQTLEFRLME from the coding sequence ATAGAGAAAAAGGAAGCGGCCTATGATCTGAGCACCGAGCCGGAAAGCTTTGAAACTGGGATCGGCGACTGGTATGCCGACAACGGGATTTGGCAGGTAGGCATTCCCAAAAACGTCGGCCCGGCAGGTGCTCATGCAGGCAGCCAATGTGCCGGGACGGTAATTGACGGCAACTACCCAGGGTTTGGAAACAGCAGGCTTATTAGCCCAAATGTAGCCCTGCCATCCATAAGTGCGAACGAGAGGCTTCTGCTTCGGTTTTGGCAGTGGATGAGTAGTGAAAATGCAGTTGACTATGGCAAAGTGCAGTTGAAGGTTGCCGGTACCAATACCTGGCAGGCACTTTCAGCAGCAAATATTGATGGAGCCAGCGGTGGATGGACTCAATTTGTAGCGGACCTCACGGCTTATGCCGATTCGTCTATCCAGATTGGTTTTTATTTCGTATCAGATAGCGACAATAATGTCGGTGCAGGCTGGTATATAGACGAGGTAAGAATAGAGAAAAAGGAAGCGGTCTACGACCTAAGTGCTATACCGGAAGGATTTGAGATCGGGATAGCTGACTGGCATGCCGATAACGGGATTTGGCAGGTGGGCATTCCTCAGAATGTTGGCCCACAAAGCGCTCATGCTGGTAGCCAGTGTGCCGGGACAATCATCGGGGGCAACTACCCGGTATATAGTAACAGCAGGTTAATAAGCCCCGAAATACAACTCCCTTCGCTAGGCGGGACAGAAATACTGCAACTAGGATTTTGGCATTGGTGGGATTTTGATGATTGGTCAGGAACAGGAGATGTGGGGACCGTCCAGATTTCGATCAACAACGGAGCCTGGCAAAACTTGAGTACAGTCGAGTATGACAACGACAGTAAAGCATGGACGCAATATATTGCTGATCTGACGGCTTATGCAGACTCTTCGATTCGGATTGGTTTTTATTTTGTATCAGACTATGACAATAACCCACCTTATGTTGGCGCAGGTTGGTATGTCGATGATGTAAGGATAGAGAAAAAGGAAGCGGCCTATGATCTGAGCACCGAGCCGGAAAGCTTTGAAACCGGAATCGGCGACTGGTATGCCGACAACGGGATTTGGCAGGTAGGCACTCCCAGGAACGTTGGTCCACAGAGCCCTCATACAGGCAGCCAATGTGCCGGGACGGTGATTGACGGCAACTACCCAGGGTTTGGAAACAGTAGATTGATCAGCCCCGAAATTTTACTCTCAGCAAGTGATGGTAATGGTGAACCCCGATTGGTTTACTGGCATTGGATGCAATCAGAAACTACGGATGACAAGGGAATAGTTCAAATTTTAGCAAATGGAACTTGGACGCCTCTCTCCGTTTCGTATTCCGGGCAAACAGGTAATTCCTGGAAGCAGGATTCTGTTAACCTATCCAGTTATATTGGGGATACCGTCCGCTTCGCTTTTTATTTTACATCTGATAATGCTACGAACTTCAGTGGCTGGTATGTTGATGACATTCAACTGAAAGGTGTTTGCCAATATCAAAATAATGTTGGAACCGTTTCAATTATTTCTCCTTCAGGCAGTGTTCCAGTAGGTAATACCATTATTCCATCCGCGGTGGTCAAAAACTATGGCGATGAAACTGCCATTTTTCCGGTCACTTTTCAAATAGGGGCAGATTACAATGCTGACACAATTCTTGTGCTACAACCAGGGCAAAAAGATACGCTCTTTTTTACTCCGTGGACAGCCAATTTGACAGGAACGCAATCGAGCACATACATTGCTCGGTGCAGAACAGATTGGGCCAATGATCCATGCCCTTTGAATGATGAAATCACGACTTCGGTGGCCATTACGAACGGTACAGCCCCATTTATCACCTCCATCACCCCCCAAACCGGAGGCAACACCGGCTCTGTTACCACCGAAATACATGGCAAATATTTTCAGCCTGGCATTGAAGCCTGGTTGACGAAAGGGCAAAACACCCTTTTCGCATACAATGTCGCATGGCTCAATGAGGAAAAACTCTATGCTTCCTTCGACCTGTCGCGACAGGAATTGGGTAAATACGACGTACAGATACGTAACCCTGACTTCCAGGAAGCCACCTTCTTTGATGGTTTTGAAGTAGTGGATGGCGCTATTGGCTGGGGCGGTGTTGCCTACACTGACTGTCCTGCTACCGATTTCGAAGTGGGGCAACTACTCGAAATAGAGGTACAACGTCCGGCAGGAGCCCGACCGAACCGAGTCGTGCCAATGACCATTCACTATCGCAATACCGGTAATATTGATCTTCCGCTGCCCACACGGGTGCTAACGACCCTCAACAACGTTCCCCTGTCACTTACGGAAGGGGGCTTGTCGGAACAAAAAACGGAACTGTTTCTCGAATTGAGAGAGCTAGGGGGACCTGCAAACGTGCTGCGAGCTGGGGCGAGCGGTTCGATAAAGTTTTATGTGAAAACGCCGCCCACCGCACAAACACTGGAATTCAGACTCATGGAATAA